In a genomic window of Occallatibacter riparius:
- a CDS encoding PspC domain-containing protein: MAVFCHRCGTGLPATARFCSNCGTTVLVSPPMPGRPLMRPIVGRQVAGVCLALARSNGWDVGLIRILTVIGFIFSGGFVGVAYLAGWIGIPEEPMPMPGAQPPANL, encoded by the coding sequence ATGGCTGTCTTTTGTCATCGATGTGGAACGGGTTTGCCGGCAACCGCACGGTTCTGCTCCAACTGCGGCACGACGGTGCTGGTTTCGCCGCCCATGCCGGGACGGCCGCTGATGCGCCCGATTGTGGGCCGGCAGGTGGCCGGAGTTTGTCTGGCGCTGGCTCGGTCGAACGGCTGGGACGTGGGGCTGATTCGCATCCTTACGGTGATCGGGTTCATATTCTCCGGCGGATTCGTCGGCGTGGCTTACCTCGCCGGATGGATCGGGATTCCCGAGGAGCCGATGCCAATGCCTGGCGCGCAGCCGCCGGCCAACCTATGA
- a CDS encoding acyl-CoA dehydrogenase family protein gives MSTSALPETASMLTLPTDQVRSILWRFADRFDLQMLVQSARGVARGTVARLVAAGERNTHDWTPLKDEMMDAFDRAGLTAVFMEPEEGGFIVGPKNLALALSAFELAWVDGGAATASLAGFLALSPIHERGTPEQAQHYMSLAAPPQPGEDRKAWRGAFALTEPIPYVGVDTGMLGGKVRIAEWKGGEEPLLHVDKRGRFITNIATANFVTAAVSSDDPRIKGSCVIILEDGDEGTFDPGTPTRKLVHQLSSTGDPIFNLKVPASRIVGGYTVKDGVIVPNFSHGEVIEAVFRRTRVTVGLMTAAKLLSAIEPVIRYQRSRFRGAEGARPGTVRYEQGIQQREDALHRLVDVWASGEAAASLGFAAARLFDELDPLEKQKTAILRERGIAGGRSEMKALRATEESAIAFLTMKPNDSRRAEYAADPLVQYVLKDAEANVLCPATKLWNTGHGANMMREAVSLMGGYGITEDCPGFLASKWMDAQLEATYEGPEAVQRRQLTVTMTSTVFLAQFRAWITEMRHIASIRPGTGACTLASAMQMWLWTLNHLQKVTDAAGNKLYHGQRQGVTFAMADALCWLLASRCQILDVLELEARGTADASLADTLRGTVQFLGDLCHVQTAKAAGEVGRICAELVFGYKKHPSWNDAGCNQCFSVDELAEFEQTMPGITSIVLDVLKADGSHPDKAGPCASCIGESDFLQMQNKLSRCLSGSRLAKDRAAETVSAVMIPEALDYPQ, from the coding sequence ATGAGCACGTCTGCGCTGCCTGAAACCGCGTCCATGCTTACCTTGCCAACCGACCAGGTGAGGTCGATCCTGTGGCGATTTGCCGATCGTTTCGATCTCCAAATGCTGGTGCAGTCGGCGCGCGGCGTGGCACGCGGAACAGTGGCGCGGCTGGTGGCCGCGGGCGAGCGCAACACGCACGACTGGACGCCCCTAAAAGACGAGATGATGGACGCCTTCGACCGCGCAGGCCTCACTGCAGTCTTTATGGAGCCGGAAGAGGGCGGATTCATCGTTGGACCGAAGAACCTGGCGTTGGCGCTCTCGGCCTTCGAGCTTGCGTGGGTAGACGGCGGCGCGGCCACAGCCAGTCTTGCGGGGTTCCTGGCGCTCTCCCCCATCCATGAGCGCGGCACACCGGAACAGGCGCAACACTACATGAGCCTGGCGGCGCCGCCGCAACCGGGTGAAGACCGCAAGGCATGGCGCGGAGCCTTTGCGCTGACAGAGCCTATCCCCTATGTCGGCGTGGACACCGGCATGCTCGGCGGGAAGGTCCGCATAGCCGAGTGGAAAGGCGGCGAAGAGCCGCTGCTGCACGTAGACAAGCGCGGCCGCTTCATCACGAATATCGCCACCGCCAACTTTGTCACGGCCGCGGTAAGCTCCGATGATCCGCGCATCAAGGGCAGTTGCGTCATCATCCTCGAAGACGGCGATGAAGGCACCTTCGACCCCGGTACGCCGACCAGGAAGCTGGTGCATCAGCTTTCCTCCACGGGCGATCCCATCTTCAATCTCAAGGTACCCGCCAGCCGCATCGTCGGCGGATACACCGTCAAAGACGGCGTCATCGTGCCGAACTTCTCGCACGGCGAAGTAATTGAGGCGGTCTTCCGCCGCACGCGCGTGACCGTCGGCCTGATGACCGCCGCCAAGCTTCTTTCCGCTATCGAACCGGTGATCCGCTATCAGCGCTCCCGCTTCCGCGGAGCCGAGGGCGCGCGCCCCGGCACGGTGCGCTATGAACAGGGCATCCAGCAGCGCGAAGACGCGCTGCATCGCCTGGTCGATGTTTGGGCCAGCGGTGAAGCAGCCGCCTCTCTCGGCTTCGCGGCGGCGCGACTCTTCGACGAGCTAGACCCGCTGGAGAAGCAGAAGACGGCCATCCTCAGAGAGCGCGGCATCGCCGGCGGTCGCTCGGAGATGAAGGCGTTGCGCGCCACTGAAGAAAGCGCGATTGCGTTCTTGACCATGAAGCCGAACGACTCACGCCGCGCGGAATATGCCGCCGATCCGCTGGTGCAATATGTGCTGAAAGACGCCGAAGCCAACGTCCTCTGCCCCGCGACCAAGCTCTGGAATACCGGCCACGGCGCAAACATGATGCGGGAAGCCGTCAGCCTCATGGGCGGCTACGGCATTACCGAAGACTGCCCCGGCTTCCTGGCTTCCAAGTGGATGGACGCGCAGCTCGAAGCCACTTACGAAGGTCCCGAAGCCGTGCAGCGGCGCCAGCTCACCGTGACCATGACAAGCACCGTATTCCTCGCCCAGTTTCGGGCCTGGATCACCGAGATGCGCCACATCGCATCAATCCGTCCGGGCACCGGCGCATGCACGCTCGCCTCCGCGATGCAGATGTGGTTGTGGACGCTGAATCATCTGCAGAAGGTCACCGACGCCGCGGGCAACAAGCTCTATCACGGCCAGCGCCAGGGCGTGACGTTCGCTATGGCCGACGCGCTCTGCTGGCTACTTGCCTCGCGCTGCCAGATTCTCGATGTACTCGAACTAGAGGCACGCGGCACAGCCGATGCATCGCTCGCGGATACCCTACGCGGAACCGTGCAGTTCCTCGGCGACCTTTGCCACGTCCAGACCGCGAAAGCGGCCGGCGAGGTGGGCCGCATCTGTGCCGAGCTCGTCTTCGGCTACAAAAAGCACCCCTCGTGGAACGACGCCGGATGCAACCAGTGCTTCTCCGTCGATGAGTTGGCCGAGTTCGAGCAGACCATGCCCGGCATCACCTCCATCGTCTTAGATGTGCTGAAGGCCGACGGCTCGCATCCTGACAAGGCCGGCCCCTGCGCCAGCTGCATCGGCGAGAGCGACTTCCTGCAGATGCAAAACAAGCTGTCGCGGTGCCTGAGCGGCTCTCGTCTGGCCAAAGACCGCGCCGCCGAAACCGTCAGCGCCGTAATGATTCCCGAAGCACTCGATTATCCGCAATAA
- a CDS encoding deoxyhypusine synthase family protein → MSEITKFIKHHYRHFNAAALVDAAQGYVDHLNNGGKMFVTIAGAMSTAELGLSLAEMIRQDKIHGICCTGANLEEDVFNLVAHDFYERVPHYRDLTPADEAGLLSRHMNRVTDTCIPEMEAMRRIENEVLQEWVRADQAGERYFPHEFMYKILLSGQLEKSYQIDPKNSWLLAAAQKNLPMFVPGWEDATLGNMYAGHCISGDVKKVHTVRTGIEYMMELAEWYTNLTKDSSLGFFQIGGGIAGDFPICVVPMLHQDLQREHVPLWGYFCQISDSTTSYGSYSGAVPNEKITWGKLGEKTPKFIVESDASIVAPLIFAYVLGW, encoded by the coding sequence ATGTCTGAAATCACCAAATTCATCAAGCACCACTATCGCCATTTCAATGCGGCGGCTCTCGTCGATGCAGCCCAGGGCTATGTCGACCACCTGAACAACGGCGGCAAGATGTTCGTCACCATTGCGGGCGCGATGAGCACCGCCGAGCTCGGGCTTTCGCTGGCAGAGATGATTCGCCAGGACAAAATTCACGGCATCTGCTGCACCGGCGCGAACCTCGAAGAGGATGTCTTCAACCTCGTGGCGCATGACTTTTACGAGCGCGTCCCGCACTACCGCGATCTAACCCCCGCCGACGAGGCCGGCCTTCTCTCCCGCCACATGAACCGCGTCACCGACACCTGCATCCCCGAGATGGAAGCCATGCGGCGCATCGAGAATGAGGTGCTGCAGGAGTGGGTCAGGGCCGACCAGGCCGGTGAGCGCTACTTCCCTCACGAGTTCATGTACAAGATCCTGCTGTCCGGCCAGCTCGAGAAGTCCTATCAGATCGATCCCAAGAACAGCTGGCTCCTCGCAGCCGCGCAGAAGAACCTGCCCATGTTCGTGCCCGGCTGGGAAGACGCAACGCTCGGCAATATGTACGCCGGCCACTGTATCTCCGGCGACGTGAAGAAGGTCCACACTGTCCGCACCGGCATCGAGTACATGATGGAGCTGGCCGAGTGGTACACCAACCTGACCAAGGACTCCTCGCTCGGCTTCTTCCAGATCGGCGGCGGCATTGCGGGCGACTTCCCCATCTGTGTCGTCCCCATGCTCCACCAGGATCTGCAGCGCGAACACGTGCCGCTATGGGGCTACTTCTGCCAGATCTCCGACTCCACCACCAGCTACGGCTCCTACTCCGGCGCCGTGCCCAATGAGAAGATCACCTGGGGCAAGCTCGGCGAGAAGACGCCGAAGTTCATCGTGGAGTCGGATGCGTCCATCGTGGCGCCGCTGATCTTCGCCTACGTCCTCGGCTGGTAG
- a CDS encoding DUF1080 domain-containing protein, translating to MSSFAHGSHWMFLLLAATLGCCMAQSNATAPASAPQNFALTDASALAVTGGKAEAADYLGRKAVRLTTAAESDIFAFVNGSNLQDGAIDVDLAIKITTPPGVRMPGFTGLAFRSRSDGSHYDMFYLRPRNSLAEDQAMRNHSVQYVAKPDYDWYPLRRQWPWVYEAWADLKPETWTHVQIELHGRTARLFLNGSKLPSLVINGLKGEDLKGGIALWGYPGEESYFSNLRITPSSPVPLCNCGEPAGTWHVALGTDYGRFEGTLDLNRDGPAISGTWSGALGDSRPVTGRWRDGYVELSFTGDWKDGNEKPVPFTARLAGWFDGDTASGRVALEGRADGIWTAERKK from the coding sequence ATGAGCAGCTTCGCTCACGGGTCGCACTGGATGTTTCTTCTGCTCGCGGCCACCCTCGGCTGCTGCATGGCGCAGAGCAACGCGACGGCGCCCGCTTCCGCCCCGCAGAACTTTGCGCTAACAGATGCATCTGCCCTCGCCGTCACCGGCGGCAAGGCTGAGGCCGCCGACTATCTGGGCCGTAAAGCCGTGCGCCTCACCACGGCTGCCGAGAGCGACATCTTCGCCTTCGTGAATGGGAGCAATCTCCAGGACGGCGCCATCGACGTGGACCTCGCCATCAAAATCACTACGCCTCCCGGCGTTCGCATGCCGGGATTCACGGGGCTCGCCTTCCGCTCACGGTCTGACGGCTCCCACTACGACATGTTCTACCTGCGCCCGCGCAACTCCCTCGCCGAAGATCAGGCCATGCGCAATCACTCCGTGCAGTACGTGGCCAAGCCGGACTATGACTGGTACCCGCTCCGCCGTCAGTGGCCCTGGGTCTATGAAGCCTGGGCTGATCTGAAGCCGGAGACCTGGACTCATGTGCAGATCGAACTTCACGGCCGCACGGCGCGCCTTTTTCTGAACGGGTCGAAGCTGCCGAGCCTGGTGATCAACGGCCTTAAAGGTGAAGACCTCAAGGGCGGCATCGCGCTATGGGGCTACCCTGGCGAAGAGTCGTACTTCTCCAACCTGCGCATCACGCCCTCCTCCCCCGTCCCGCTCTGCAACTGCGGCGAACCCGCAGGAACCTGGCACGTGGCGCTTGGCACAGACTATGGCCGGTTTGAAGGAACCCTGGATCTTAATCGCGACGGCCCTGCCATCTCCGGCACGTGGTCGGGCGCCTTGGGCGACAGTCGCCCAGTCACCGGCCGCTGGCGCGACGGCTACGTGGAACTGAGCTTTACCGGCGACTGGAAAGATGGCAACGAGAAGCCAGTTCCCTTCACCGCACGACTGGCAGGCTGGTTCGACGGCGACACCGCATCCGGGCGCGTCGCCCTGGAAGGCCGCGCAGACGGCATCTGGACCGCAGAACGAAAGAAGTAA
- the pyrF gene encoding orotidine-5'-phosphate decarboxylase: MALDLHNSASKAASRPSSEPRESARQRLIVALDVPDARAASVLVDRLDDTCTWFKVGLELFVAAGPAVLEPILRRGYSVFLDLKLHDIPNTVAAAVRSAASLGAKMLTVHAGGGPVMLTAAQEAASAFTNGPQLLAVTVLTSMDEMQLKAVGAERSPAEQVALLARMGMDSGICGFVCSPQEVGALRSMTGPEGTLVIPGIRPAGGAVGDQKRIATPADALRSGASYLVVGRPITQAPDPAAAAEAILAEMAAVL, encoded by the coding sequence ATGGCCCTCGACCTGCATAACTCCGCGTCTAAAGCAGCCAGCCGCCCAAGCTCCGAACCCAGAGAATCGGCCCGCCAACGCCTGATTGTTGCGCTTGATGTGCCGGATGCTCGCGCTGCTTCCGTGCTCGTCGACCGGCTGGACGACACGTGCACCTGGTTCAAGGTGGGGCTGGAACTCTTCGTTGCAGCCGGCCCGGCTGTGCTGGAGCCGATCCTCCGCCGGGGCTACTCAGTGTTCCTGGACCTCAAGCTGCACGATATTCCCAATACGGTGGCAGCCGCGGTGCGCTCTGCCGCGAGCCTGGGCGCGAAGATGCTGACCGTCCACGCCGGCGGCGGTCCGGTAATGTTGACGGCTGCACAGGAGGCCGCTTCAGCCTTCACGAACGGACCGCAGCTGCTGGCGGTGACGGTACTTACGAGCATGGACGAGATGCAGCTGAAAGCAGTTGGGGCGGAACGTTCGCCGGCCGAGCAGGTCGCCTTGCTTGCACGCATGGGGATGGACAGCGGAATCTGCGGATTCGTCTGTTCGCCGCAGGAGGTGGGCGCGTTGCGATCGATGACGGGCCCCGAGGGCACTTTGGTGATTCCCGGGATTCGCCCAGCCGGCGGTGCGGTTGGTGATCAGAAGCGCATAGCCACACCTGCCGATGCCCTGCGCAGCGGCGCCAGCTACCTTGTGGTGGGACGGCCGATCACGCAGGCGCCTGACCCGGCTGCGGCGGCCGAGGCGATTCTGGCGGAGATGGCCGCGGTTCTCTAG
- a CDS encoding tetratricopeptide repeat protein — protein sequence MKTSRIAWLIVLFMAGVAVSHAEVHTNALNRDPLVREAFQHFYDMDYPAAIERFQRVHQAHPNDPQATALLLDAEIFQELYRQDLLDTTFYANDGFLTGHHATREDPTTRDKIFALADEAVHEADERISHNPRDVDALYARGWARALRCTYVAMVERGFASGFRLANKAKDDAQKALQIDPDYVDANLVTGVYEYVVGALPLPFKFFIGFAGISGSKKTGMAMLHDAGERGIASSVEARTVITLFLRREAKYREAIEVVRTLEAQYPRNYLFALEEANLRKDAGEGMVAVDAYRKVVASAERPGYYASARLELAYFGLGDALRGQRHFKEAAEAYEQAGYTQNVGPELKVRSMLAAGQCRDLNGERDVAKRDYQMAIDAGPSTSRADQARKYLKAPYSGA from the coding sequence TTGAAGACATCGCGGATCGCGTGGCTGATCGTCCTTTTTATGGCAGGTGTAGCCGTCAGCCATGCCGAGGTCCACACCAATGCGTTGAACCGCGATCCGCTGGTGCGGGAGGCTTTCCAGCACTTCTACGACATGGATTATCCCGCCGCGATCGAACGTTTTCAGCGGGTGCACCAGGCCCATCCAAACGATCCTCAGGCGACCGCGTTGCTGCTTGACGCCGAGATCTTCCAGGAGCTCTATCGGCAGGACCTGCTCGATACCACCTTCTATGCCAACGACGGCTTTTTGACCGGCCATCACGCCACCCGGGAAGACCCTACGACACGCGACAAGATCTTCGCGCTGGCGGATGAAGCGGTACATGAAGCTGACGAGCGCATCTCGCACAATCCACGAGACGTAGATGCTTTGTATGCGCGAGGCTGGGCGCGCGCCTTGCGGTGCACCTATGTTGCGATGGTCGAGCGCGGCTTCGCATCGGGATTCCGGCTGGCGAACAAGGCCAAGGACGACGCCCAGAAGGCTCTGCAGATCGATCCCGACTATGTGGACGCGAATTTGGTCACTGGGGTCTACGAGTACGTGGTCGGGGCGCTGCCTCTGCCATTCAAGTTTTTCATTGGGTTTGCCGGTATAAGTGGCTCAAAGAAAACGGGAATGGCGATGCTGCATGATGCTGGTGAGCGGGGCATTGCCAGCTCTGTGGAGGCGCGCACGGTGATCACGCTTTTCCTCCGTCGCGAAGCGAAGTACAGGGAGGCCATCGAAGTTGTAAGGACGCTCGAGGCGCAGTATCCGCGGAATTATCTGTTCGCGCTCGAGGAAGCGAACCTGCGCAAGGACGCCGGGGAAGGCATGGTCGCCGTCGATGCGTACCGGAAGGTGGTCGCCAGCGCTGAAAGGCCCGGCTACTACGCCTCGGCCCGGCTGGAGCTTGCATACTTCGGTCTAGGCGATGCTCTCCGGGGTCAGCGGCACTTCAAGGAGGCAGCCGAGGCCTACGAGCAGGCCGGCTATACGCAGAATGTGGGGCCGGAGCTAAAGGTGCGGTCGATGCTGGCCGCCGGCCAGTGCCGCGACCTGAACGGAGAACGCGACGTCGCGAAGCGCGACTACCAGATGGCGATTGACGCAGGGCCGTCGACCTCGCGGGCAGACCAGGCGCGGAAGTATTTGAAGGCTCCGTACTCGGGGGCGTGA
- a CDS encoding alpha/beta fold hydrolase encodes MSQTYRSDGAALNYVDEGHGTPVVFLHPTPLDHDYWRPMIAELRGVRAILPDFRGHGASELGADLPIGGFSRVPDAPVLTMSQLARDVLSLLDHLSIQTAIFAGCSIGGYVLMELWRQAPQRMRGLAFICSKPQADGEPALQKRADNIARVRAEGVSGFFNSGANSLLGASARRRRPELVNEVRARMTLSTEGVVAVQAGLATRPDSLTTVKTITVPVLSIAGGEDGAVSAADMAAFGLAPGGCASHVIADAGHFAAYEQPGRVAGLVQEWLNGIGPT; translated from the coding sequence ATGAGCCAGACGTACCGCTCCGACGGAGCGGCGCTGAATTATGTCGACGAAGGCCACGGCACGCCCGTGGTCTTTCTGCATCCGACGCCTTTGGATCACGATTACTGGCGGCCGATGATCGCGGAACTGCGAGGCGTTCGGGCGATTTTACCGGACTTCCGCGGGCATGGAGCTTCGGAACTGGGAGCGGACCTGCCGATTGGCGGATTCAGCCGCGTGCCGGATGCGCCGGTTCTGACCATGAGCCAGCTTGCCCGCGACGTTCTGTCTCTCCTCGACCACCTCTCGATCCAGACTGCAATCTTCGCCGGCTGCTCGATTGGCGGTTACGTCCTGATGGAGCTCTGGCGGCAGGCTCCGCAGCGTATGCGTGGGCTGGCTTTCATCTGCTCCAAGCCGCAGGCCGACGGTGAACCGGCTCTGCAGAAGCGCGCCGATAACATCGCCAGGGTTCGGGCTGAGGGTGTGAGCGGATTCTTTAACAGCGGAGCGAATTCGCTGCTGGGCGCGTCGGCCCGGAGACGGCGGCCGGAGCTGGTGAATGAAGTTCGCGCGCGTATGACCTTGTCGACGGAAGGAGTGGTCGCTGTTCAGGCTGGTCTGGCTACTCGGCCTGATTCGCTGACTACGGTGAAGACGATCACGGTGCCGGTGCTGTCGATTGCTGGTGGGGAAGACGGCGCGGTGAGCGCGGCGGACATGGCGGCGTTCGGGTTGGCGCCGGGCGGATGCGCGTCGCACGTGATTGCGGATGCGGGGCATTTTGCGGCGTACGAGCAGCCCGGGCGCGTAGCTGGATTGGTGCAGGAATGGCTGAACGGTATCGGGCCGACGTAG